GAATTCCCTGAATATAGGAATAAAGCCGAAAAATTACTTGAGGATACTGCAAACTTTATAGAGTCAAAAGGCTTTAAAGTCGCGGAGAAAATTCAACTTAACGGCTATCCTTCCGACATGATTATTGATTTGATTTACGAAAACGACTACAAAGCGGTTATTCTTGGTTCTCATGGGAAAAAAGGAATTAAAAAATGGCTTGGAAGCGTGAGCAGGAAAATTGCATATAAATCTCCGATACCTATTTTTATTGTAAAACCCATAGCAGATTACACTCAAAGTCATGACGGCAGACAAACTAAAGAAATATTGATTGCTGTTGACGGTTCTCAAAATTCATATAATGCTGTCAGAAAAGCACAAGAAATCATTGATTTTAAAGGCAGCTATGTTGAGATTTTAAGCGTAAAAGCTGCCGTAGAAGAATTCCCCGTTGAAATCAGAACCGATGAAGAATGGCTTAAAAAATGC
This DNA window, taken from bacterium, encodes the following:
- a CDS encoding universal stress protein yields the protein MKVLFCTDGSETSLYAIEKALTLIKKDFKIDITTVVETGFLNTFITFPYEVEVEFPEYRNKAEKLLEDTANFIESKGFKVAEKIQLNGYPSDMIIDLIYENDYKAVILGSHGKKGIKKWLGSVSRKIAYKSPIPIFIVKPIADYTQSHDGRQTKEILIAVDGSQNSYNAVRKAQEIIDFKGSYVEILSVKAAVEEFPVEIRTDEEWLKKCLTKQDEIMNEILEKTSEILEENNINSSKKTLLQGDTAEEILKYTEKNHKDIIIMGSHGREGLSHLILGSISKIILDNANASVLVIQNKPEPGR